The proteins below come from a single Rhodothermales bacterium genomic window:
- a CDS encoding TIGR01777 family protein gives MAQHFSYSSELEQPPAEVFAWHERPGALARLTPPWVPMRLESFEGIRDGDKARIRLGWGPLSVLWVAGHRDYTPGQSFTDDQLDGPFASWTHTHRFEETERGGCRLTDSIDFKLPAGSVGALAAGHVRTSLEAQFAYRHAITKNDLHLHSRYRTRPLKIAVTGASGLIGSALVAFLQTGGHTVLRLVRSRPVSDDEIYWNVRDNVVDAPRLEGLDAVVHLAGENLMAPRWTDAKKQRIYDSRINGTRLLATTVASLQRPPSVFVSSSAIGIYGDRGDETIDETSSLDRHSYLAKVCADWESACDAARSAGIRTANVRTGIVVSGGGGALAPMLPLFKLGLGGRFGDPRTFLSWIALDDVVGGLYHIICSDSVSGPVNMTGPDPLNWDDFATTIGKVVRRPTFVTVPTWLTGLATGEMGKDVILSGAKVLPRVLKRSGYDFLYPTAESALRHQLGYPWSASKER, from the coding sequence ATGGCGCAGCACTTTTCATACTCGTCCGAACTCGAGCAGCCGCCCGCTGAAGTATTCGCATGGCACGAACGCCCCGGGGCTCTGGCCAGACTCACACCACCGTGGGTACCCATGCGACTGGAGTCGTTTGAAGGAATACGGGACGGTGACAAGGCCCGGATTCGACTTGGTTGGGGGCCACTGTCCGTTCTGTGGGTGGCCGGTCATCGGGACTACACTCCAGGTCAGTCTTTCACGGACGATCAGCTTGACGGACCGTTTGCGTCATGGACTCACACGCACCGGTTCGAGGAGACGGAGCGGGGTGGCTGCAGGCTGACGGACTCCATCGATTTTAAGCTGCCGGCCGGCTCTGTCGGCGCACTCGCCGCAGGACATGTTCGAACCAGCCTTGAGGCCCAGTTCGCCTACCGGCACGCCATTACCAAGAATGACCTGCATCTTCATTCACGATACCGAACGCGTCCTCTCAAGATTGCCGTGACGGGAGCGTCCGGCCTGATTGGTTCCGCGCTTGTCGCGTTTCTCCAGACGGGCGGACACACCGTGCTCCGTCTTGTTCGGAGCCGGCCCGTTAGTGACGACGAAATCTATTGGAACGTACGCGACAACGTCGTCGACGCGCCACGCCTCGAAGGGCTCGACGCCGTAGTCCACCTTGCCGGCGAGAACCTCATGGCGCCGCGCTGGACGGACGCCAAGAAGCAGCGCATCTACGACAGCCGGATCAATGGAACCCGACTCCTGGCCACAACCGTCGCCTCCCTGCAGCGCCCCCCATCCGTCTTTGTATCATCCTCCGCCATAGGCATTTACGGTGACCGCGGCGACGAGACGATTGACGAGACATCTTCCCTCGACCGCCACTCGTACCTGGCAAAAGTGTGTGCAGACTGGGAGTCGGCTTGCGACGCCGCAAGGAGCGCCGGCATCCGTACGGCCAACGTCAGAACCGGCATCGTGGTGTCCGGCGGCGGCGGGGCGCTTGCCCCGATGCTGCCACTGTTCAAACTGGGCCTCGGCGGGCGCTTCGGCGACCCCCGCACGTTTCTCAGCTGGATCGCTCTGGACGATGTGGTCGGCGGGCTATATCATATCATATGTTCAGACAGCGTGAGTGGACCGGTGAATATGACGGGACCCGATCCGTTGAACTGGGACGATTTCGCCACGACGATCGGGAAGGTTGTGAGACGGCCGACGTTTGTAACCGTGCCGACCTGGCTCACAGGCCTAGCAACCGGCGAAATGGGAAAGGACGTGATCCTCTCCGGTGCAAAAGTTCTCCCGCGTGTGCTGAAGCGATCCGGATACGACTTTCTGTATCCGACAGCCGAGTCGGCGCTCAGACATCAACTCGGATATCCATGGTCGGCAAGCAAAGAACGTTGA
- a CDS encoding NAD(P)-binding protein, with the protein MSADATELPVVIVGAGLAGMRCAQALANTGIAVILIEKQSRVGGRVQTDEVDGFFLDRGFQVLLTGYPDARDALDFDGLDLQDFAPGAIVRIGGRFHTISDPVREPATLLSTVKAPVGSLADKMKMLPMKSRLSRMSLAEIFEREELTTLEALRDRWRFSPTMIESFFRPFFGGILLDRSLQGSSRMMEFVFKMFSVGSAALPAEGMGRISDQMASRLTSVDIRPGTGVRSVGSDSVVLDDGSSIAARAVVISVEGPEADRLLGENGTHVYVGTHCHYFATEHAPVSEKLLVLNGEGAGPINNLVVITNVAPAYSATQEALISVTVLDDPTSVSSVELETDVRSQLTDWFGPVVQHWRHIRSYHIPVALPDQRPPFLSPPEKPVRVRPSVYRCGDYVDTASINGALRSGRRAADAVIKDLSGAS; encoded by the coding sequence ATGAGCGCAGATGCCACCGAACTTCCCGTCGTAATCGTAGGCGCCGGTCTCGCCGGAATGCGATGCGCACAGGCGCTTGCCAACACGGGGATTGCGGTCATTCTTATTGAGAAGCAATCGCGCGTCGGAGGCAGAGTTCAGACAGACGAGGTGGACGGGTTCTTTCTGGATCGCGGGTTCCAGGTCCTGCTCACGGGCTATCCCGATGCGCGAGATGCGCTCGACTTCGACGGGCTTGACTTGCAGGATTTTGCCCCTGGCGCAATCGTAAGAATCGGTGGTCGTTTCCACACAATCTCCGATCCCGTACGTGAACCGGCGACGCTACTGAGCACAGTCAAAGCGCCTGTGGGCTCGTTGGCTGACAAGATGAAAATGCTTCCGATGAAATCGAGGTTGTCTCGAATGTCGTTAGCGGAAATCTTTGAAAGAGAAGAGCTGACGACGCTGGAAGCACTCCGCGATCGCTGGCGATTTTCCCCGACCATGATCGAAAGCTTCTTTCGGCCTTTCTTCGGCGGCATCCTTCTGGATCGATCCCTCCAGGGGTCGAGCAGGATGATGGAGTTTGTCTTCAAGATGTTCTCTGTCGGGAGCGCGGCGCTTCCGGCGGAGGGTATGGGGAGGATATCCGACCAGATGGCTTCCCGCCTCACCTCGGTGGACATCCGGCCTGGCACTGGTGTTCGCTCGGTTGGCAGCGACAGCGTTGTTCTCGACGACGGGTCCTCGATTGCTGCGAGGGCTGTCGTAATATCGGTCGAAGGACCCGAGGCCGATCGGCTACTTGGTGAGAACGGCACTCATGTTTACGTAGGAACCCACTGTCACTATTTCGCCACCGAACACGCACCCGTGAGCGAAAAGCTTCTCGTACTCAACGGTGAAGGAGCGGGCCCGATCAATAATCTCGTTGTTATCACGAATGTCGCGCCGGCATATTCCGCCACGCAGGAAGCGTTGATTTCCGTGACTGTCCTCGACGATCCGACCAGCGTCTCATCCGTTGAGCTCGAGACAGACGTCCGGTCCCAGCTCACCGATTGGTTCGGACCCGTAGTCCAGCACTGGCGCCACATACGATCCTATCACATCCCGGTAGCACTTCCAGATCAGCGGCCTCCTTTTCTTTCGCCACCGGAAAAGCCTGTCCGCGTACGCCCATCCGTGTATCGCTGCGGCGACTACGTCGACACGGCGTCCATCAACGGCGCGCTTCGCTCCGGCCGACGGGCGGCCGACGCGGTGATCAAGGATCTGTCGGGGGCCTCATGA